A single window of Nicotiana tomentosiformis chromosome 1, ASM39032v3, whole genome shotgun sequence DNA harbors:
- the LOC104118909 gene encoding tryptamine 5-hydroxylase-like translates to MEDSTLQVLIMALSSFALATFLFYKILRRRRPTSTPPSPPALPVIGHLHLLTDMPHHTFTRLSQKLGPIIYLQLGQVPTVIISSPQLAELILKTHDHIFSSRPQLIAAQYLSFGCSDVTFSRYGPYWRQARKICVTELLSSKRVNSFHYIRDEEINRMLRVISTHSDGELDMSSIFFAVANDILCRVAFGKRFIDGLKEKKEKDLVSVLTETQALLAGFCVGDFFPNWEWINSVSGMKRRLMRNLKDLRRVCEEIIEEHVKRRNECCGDLGKEDFVDVLLRVQKRDDLEVPITDDNLKALVLDMFVAGTDTTSATLEWTMTQLARHPSVLERAKDEVRKIAGNKGKVKESDLQHLHYMKAVIKETMRLHPPVPLLVPRESMDKCTIDDYEIPAKTRILINTYAIGRDPESWTCPLEYNPERFMDKDIDFRGQDFRFLPFGGGRRGCPGYALGLATIELSLARLLYHFDWKLPPGIAAQDVDLSEIFGLATRKRVALKLVPTINKLYASGEEDNLQFATL, encoded by the exons ATGGAAGATTCAACACTGCAGGTTCTTATCATGGCACTTTCTTCTTTTGCCCTTGCCACCTTTCTCTTTTACAAAATCCTACGTCGTCGTCGACCAACAAGTACACCACCGTCTCCACCGGCGCTCCCCGTAATTGGTCACCTACATCTCCTCACCGACATGCCCCACCACACCTTCACCCGGCTCTCTCAAAAACTCGGCCCGATCATCTACCTTCAACTCGGCCAAGTCCCCACTGTAATCATCTCCTCTCCGCAACTCGCCGAACTCATCCTCAAAACCCACGACCACATCTTCTCCAGCCGCCCACAGCTCATCGCTGCTCAATACCTCTCCTTCGGCTGCTCTGACGTGACCTTTTCCCGCTACGGTCCGTACTGGCGTCAAGCTAGAAAAATCTGCGTCACCGAACTGCTCAGTTCAAAACGAGTTAACTCGTTCCACTACATAAGAGATGAAGAAATAAACCGCATGTTACGGGTTATCTCGACTCACTCTGACGGTGAACTCGACATGAGTTCGATTTTCTTTGCTGTTGCGAATGATATTTTGTGTAGGGTAGCATTTGGGAAGAGATTTATAGACGGGTTGAaagagaagaaggagaaggatTTGGTGAGTGTGTTGACAGAGACACAGGCACTGTTAGCAGGGTTTTGCGTAGGGGATTTTTTCCCAAATTGGGAATGGATTAACTCTGTGAGTGGGATGAAGAGGAGATTGATGAGAAATTTGAAAGATTTGAGAAGGGTTTGTGAGGAGATTATAGAAGAGCATGTGAAAAGGAGAAATGAATGTTGCGGTGATTTGGGGAAGGAAGACTTTGTTGATGTATTGCTAAGGGTTCAGAAAAGAGATGATCTTGAAGTCCCCATTACTGACGACAACCTCAAAGCTCTTGTTCTG GATATGTTCGTCGCTGGAACAGATACAACATCAGCTACACTGGAATGGACAATGACACAGTTGGCTAGGCATCCAAGTGTTTTAGAAAGGGCAAAAGATGAAGTTAGGAAAATTGCAGGCAACAAAGGAAAGGTGAAAGAATCTGATCTTCAACACCTACATTACATGAAAGCAGTAATAAAGGAGACTATGCGACTGCATCCACCCGTCCCCCTTCTAGTACCTCGAGAATCAATGGACAAATGCACTATCGATGACTACGAAATACCTGCAAAAACTAGGATCCTAATCAATACCTATGCCATTGGAAGGGATCCAGAGTCGTGGACGTGTCCTCTGGAGTACAATCCTGAACGGTTTATGGACAAGGATATCGATTTCAGGGGACAAGATTTCAGGTTCCTACCATTTGGCGGAGGTAGAAGAGGATGTCCAGGTTACGCCCTTGGACTAGCAACTATTGAGCTCTCATTGGCTCGCTTGTTGTATCACTTTGATTGGAAATTGCCTCCTGGAATAGCAGCTCAAGATGTCGACTTGTCAGAGATTTTTGGACTGGCTACTAGGAAAAGAGTGGCTCTAAAGCTTGTTCCAACCATTAACAAGCTCTATGCATCTGGAGAAGAGGATAATCTGCAGTTCGCCACTCTCTGA
- the LOC104086826 gene encoding receptor kinase-like protein Xa21 isoform X2, with product MVSFEAETSQKIPDQQLETSCSSAAQSFQHREVSCSSGQPQTLQISLADRPVDEVINEATSYMLETLSARYNRLQGNIPKEIGHLQNLKELVLVSNQLTGSIPFSILNISSLETLALTYNQLSGSLPVDICSRLQRIKSISIISNQLSGHIPAGLSNCSELYDLALSYNKLSGTIPPELGKLEMLEILSLGGNNLEGIIPETIGNLRKLQKLQLENNHIVGSIPRTIFNMSSLWLLNFNTNNLSGVIPREIGNLHKLELLYLQFNKLSGSLPEELFNISTLRGMALSYNNLSGSLPSALGYWPTTLQYLHLGENNIGGVIPNSLFNSSNLKELILDDNRFSGGIPNSLGDLRQLERLRLFRNNLTFPQLSIFASLANCRSLREIDLSDNPLNGVLSESIGNLSTSLELFDLRHSEISGQLPLGIGNLSNLTDLYLFDNDLTGSVPSTFCDLHNLQRLYLHQNRLIGPLPECLCNLPVLGMVSLSYNQISGPIPYCIGNVTSLRNIYLNSNRLTKIPMSLWSLKDLVELDLSNNSLVGSLPPDFGNLNAITFLDLSRNHLSGSFPSTVGDLQKLLYLSVAYNELQGFIPESLGKMLSLESVNLSSNYLSGMIPKSLEALQYLKHFNVSLNRLEGEIPSKGPFVNFTSQSFMGNEKLCGGFLFLPCKDRSLHQSRRNKVLLIVLIPLAVSLMGLGSIILFMVKRRGNRNVPTQVESLPATTTPTRISYIEIERATQGFDQCNLLGRGGFGSVYKGMFSNGMVLAIKVFTLQSEVAFKSFDLECGVLRNLRHRNLTKVISSCSNMDFRALLLEYMPNGSLGKWLHSDDYFLDIIQRLDIMIDVASALEYLHHGCPTVVVHCDLKPSNVLLDKSLVGHVSDFGLAKLLGEGESTVHTETLATMGYIAPEYGSAGLVSTSCDVYSYGIMLMETFTRKNPYDEMFQENLSMRSWVCNSLPVAPEDIIDVSLLESEKIGFKKQLHRVSAILELALNCTAELPNERLNMKDVLANIKKIKLELLRECDDAPNMPFLLNPKQNRRG from the exons ATGGTTTCATTTGAAGctgaaacttcccaaaaaattccTGATCAACAATTGGAAACATCATGCTCTTCTGCAGCTCAAAGCTTCCAACACAGGGAAGTGTCATGCTCTTCCGGACAGCCCCAAACTTTACAGATCTCTTTAGCTGATCGACCAGTTGATGAAGTGATAAATGAGGCTACCTCCTACATG TTAGAAACTCTCAGTGCTAGATACAATCGTCTTCAAGGCAATATTCCCAAAGAGATTGGCCACCTTCAAAATCTTAAAGAGTTGGTTTTAGTCAGTAACCAACTTACTGGCTCTATCCCCTTCTCCATTTTGAACATCTCTTCCTTGGAGACTTTAGCTCTCACATATAATCAATTATCAGGAAGTCTTCCTGTAGATATCTGCAGCCGTCTTCAAAGAATCAAAAGcatttcaataatttccaacCAATTGAGTGGTCACATTCCAGCAGGTTTATCTAATTGCTCAGAACTGTATGACTTGGCTTTGTCCTATAATAAGCTCAGCGGGACCATTCCACCGGAACTTGGAAAGTTGGAAATGCTTGAGATATTAAGCCTTGGGGGAAACAACTTAGAAG GCATAATTCCAGAGACGATTGGAAATTTACGAAAATTGCAGAAATTGCAACTTGAGAACAACCACATAGTGGGTTCAATACCGCGCACCATATTCAACATGTCATCACTATGGTTACTTAATTTCAACACCAACAATTTATCAG GTGTTATACCTAGAGAGATTGGGAATCTTCACAAATTGGAGTTACTTTACTTGCAATTCAATAAATTAAGTGGTTCCTTACCGGAAGAGCTCTTCAATATTTCTACGCTAAGAGGGATGGCACTTTCCTACAATAACTTGTCAGGTAGTCTTCCATCTGCTTTAGGCTACTGGCCAACGACTCTACAGTATTTGCATCTTGGTGAAAACAACATTGGTGGAGTTATACCCAACTCATTGTTCAATTCTTCAAATCTAAAGGAATTAATACTTGATGATAACAGATTCAGCGGTGGAATTCCTAACTCGTTAGGGGATTTGAGACAGCTTGAACGTTTGCGCTTGTTCCGTAATAACTTAACATTTCCACAACTAAGTATCTTTGCTTCCTTGGCAAACTGCAGATCTTTGAGAGAGATAGATTTGTCGGATAATCCTCTTAATGGTGTTCTTTCAGAGTCCATTGGCAATCTCTCCACTTCTCTTGAACTATTTGATTTACGTCATTCTGAAATTAGTGGCCAGTTACCATTAGGAATTGGGAATTTAAGTAACTTAACCGATTTGTACCTATTCGACAATGACTTGACTGGATCAGTGCCAAGCACATTCTGTGATTTACACAATCTTCAAAGGTTATATCTTCACCAGAATAGATTAATTGGACCCTTGCCAGAATGCCTCTGCAATTTGCCGGTGTTGGGCATGGTATCTTTGTCATATAATCAAATTTCGGGTCCGATACCGTATTGCATTGGTAACGTTACCTCTTTGAGAAATATTTATCTAAATTCAAATAGGCTCACTAAGATACCTATGAGTTTATGGAGCCTCAAAGATCTTGTGGAGCTTGACTTGTCGAATAATTCTTTGGTTGGTTCTTTACCTccagatttcggaaatttgaatgCCATAACATTCTTAGATTTGTCAAGGAATCACCTTTCAGGAAGTTTTCCGAGCACAGTGGGGGACTTGCAGAAGCTACTTTATCTTTCTGTGGCTTATAATGAGTTACAAGGATTTATTCCTGAGTCACTTGGAAAAATGTTAAGTTTGGAATCGGTGAATCTATCCAGTAACTATCTTTCAGGTATGATTCCAAAATCATTAGAGGCACTTCAATATCTAAAGCATTTCAATGTATCACTCAATAGATTAGAAGGTGAAATCCCAAGTAAAGGACCATTTGTCAATTTCACCTCTCAATCTTTTATGGGAAATGAAAAGTTATGTGGTGGTTTCCTTTTCTTACCTTGTAAGGATAGGTCCCTTCATCAATCGCGGAGAAACAAAGTTCTTCTGATTGTACTTATCCCATTGGCAGTTTCGTTGATGGGATTAGGTTCAATTATTCTGTTCATGGTAAAGAGACGTGGGAACAGAAATGTTCCAACTCAAGTCGAATCTTTACCTGCAACAACAACACCAACCAGGATTTCATATATTGAAATTGAAAGGGCAACTCAAGGGTTCGACCAATGCAACTTGCTAGGCCGTGGAGGTTTTGGCTCTGTTTACAAGGGCATGTTTTCAAATGGGATGGTTTTGGCCATCAAAGTGTTTACCTTACAATCTGAAGTTGCATTCAAGAGTTTTGATCTTGAATGTGGAGTTTTGCGCAACCTTCGCCATAGAAATCTTACCAAAGTTATCAGCAGTTGTTCCAACATGGATTTTAGAGCATTACTACTAGAGTACATGCCCAATGGCAGCCTGGGGAAATGGTTACATTCTGATGATTACTTCTTGGACATAATCCAAAGATTAGACATAATGATTGATGTGGCATCTGCTTTGGAATATCTCCACCATGGTTGCCCAACAGTTGTTGTACATTGCGACTTGAAGCCTAGTAATGTCTTGCTAGACAAAAGTTTAGTTGGACATGTGAGTGATTTTGGCCTGGCAAAATTATTAGGTGAAGGGGAATCTACTGTTCATACTGAAACACTTGCTACAATGGGTTACATTGCACCAG AGTATGGATCAGCAGGGTTAGTTTCTACAAGCTGTGATGTGTATAGCTATGGCATTATGCTTATGGAAACTTTCACAAGAAAAAATCCATACGATGAAATGTTTCAAGAAAACTTGAGCATGAGGAGTTGGGTATGTAATTCACTACCTGTAGCGCCAGAGGATATTATTGATGTCAGTTTATTGGAATCTGAAAAGATTGGTTTTAAGAAACAGTTGCATCGTGTTTCTGCTATATTGGAGTTGGCATTGAATTGTACAGCGGAATTACCTAATGAGAGGTTGAACATGAAAGATGTCCTGGCAAATATCAAGAAGATCAAACTTGAACTTCTTCGCGAATGTGATG ATGCTCCAAACATGCCATTCTTGCTCAACCCAAAGCAAAACAGAAGAGGATAA
- the LOC104086826 gene encoding probable LRR receptor-like serine/threonine-protein kinase At3g47570 isoform X1 codes for MEKSYSFVLSVVFELYFLVACMATNITTDQSALLALKASFALNSSHPFTQNWSSQASVCNWIGISCGSRHHRVTALNVSNMNIHGTISPQLGNLSFLVSLDVSKNNFHGDFPQDLSRLRRLRAIDLGYNNFSGEIPMWFGLFSELKMLILDNNAFTHIPPSISNLSKLETLSARYNRLQGNIPKEIGHLQNLKELVLVSNQLTGSIPFSILNISSLETLALTYNQLSGSLPVDICSRLQRIKSISIISNQLSGHIPAGLSNCSELYDLALSYNKLSGTIPPELGKLEMLEILSLGGNNLEGIIPETIGNLRKLQKLQLENNHIVGSIPRTIFNMSSLWLLNFNTNNLSGVIPREIGNLHKLELLYLQFNKLSGSLPEELFNISTLRGMALSYNNLSGSLPSALGYWPTTLQYLHLGENNIGGVIPNSLFNSSNLKELILDDNRFSGGIPNSLGDLRQLERLRLFRNNLTFPQLSIFASLANCRSLREIDLSDNPLNGVLSESIGNLSTSLELFDLRHSEISGQLPLGIGNLSNLTDLYLFDNDLTGSVPSTFCDLHNLQRLYLHQNRLIGPLPECLCNLPVLGMVSLSYNQISGPIPYCIGNVTSLRNIYLNSNRLTKIPMSLWSLKDLVELDLSNNSLVGSLPPDFGNLNAITFLDLSRNHLSGSFPSTVGDLQKLLYLSVAYNELQGFIPESLGKMLSLESVNLSSNYLSGMIPKSLEALQYLKHFNVSLNRLEGEIPSKGPFVNFTSQSFMGNEKLCGGFLFLPCKDRSLHQSRRNKVLLIVLIPLAVSLMGLGSIILFMVKRRGNRNVPTQVESLPATTTPTRISYIEIERATQGFDQCNLLGRGGFGSVYKGMFSNGMVLAIKVFTLQSEVAFKSFDLECGVLRNLRHRNLTKVISSCSNMDFRALLLEYMPNGSLGKWLHSDDYFLDIIQRLDIMIDVASALEYLHHGCPTVVVHCDLKPSNVLLDKSLVGHVSDFGLAKLLGEGESTVHTETLATMGYIAPEYGSAGLVSTSCDVYSYGIMLMETFTRKNPYDEMFQENLSMRSWVCNSLPVAPEDIIDVSLLESEKIGFKKQLHRVSAILELALNCTAELPNERLNMKDVLANIKKIKLELLRECDDAPNMPFLLNPKQNRRG; via the exons ATGGAGAAATCCTACTCTTTTGTTCTTTCGGTAGTCTTCGAACTCTATTTCTTAGTGGCATGCATGGCCACAAACATAACCACAGATCAATCAGCTCTTCTTGCCTTGAAAGCAAGCTTTGCTCTAAACTCTTCTCATCCCTTCACTCAAAATTGGTCTTCTCAAGCTTCAGTTTGTAATTGGATTGGAATCAGCTGTGGCTCTCGCCACCATAGGGTGACTGCATTAAATGTATCCAACATGAACATTCATGGAACCATTTCGCCACAGTTGGGAAACCTCTCCTTTCTCGTTTCTCTCGATGTGAGCAAAAATAATTTCCACGGAGACTTTCCTCAAGATTTGTCTCGTTTACGTCGATTAAGGGCAATTGATCTCGGATACAATAATTTTAGCGGAGAAATTCCAATGTGGTTTGGTTTATTTTCTGAGCTTAAGATGTTAATTCTTGATAACAATGCTTTCACTCATATACCTCCTTCTATTTCTAACCTATCCAAGTTAGAAACTCTCAGTGCTAGATACAATCGTCTTCAAGGCAATATTCCCAAAGAGATTGGCCACCTTCAAAATCTTAAAGAGTTGGTTTTAGTCAGTAACCAACTTACTGGCTCTATCCCCTTCTCCATTTTGAACATCTCTTCCTTGGAGACTTTAGCTCTCACATATAATCAATTATCAGGAAGTCTTCCTGTAGATATCTGCAGCCGTCTTCAAAGAATCAAAAGcatttcaataatttccaacCAATTGAGTGGTCACATTCCAGCAGGTTTATCTAATTGCTCAGAACTGTATGACTTGGCTTTGTCCTATAATAAGCTCAGCGGGACCATTCCACCGGAACTTGGAAAGTTGGAAATGCTTGAGATATTAAGCCTTGGGGGAAACAACTTAGAAG GCATAATTCCAGAGACGATTGGAAATTTACGAAAATTGCAGAAATTGCAACTTGAGAACAACCACATAGTGGGTTCAATACCGCGCACCATATTCAACATGTCATCACTATGGTTACTTAATTTCAACACCAACAATTTATCAG GTGTTATACCTAGAGAGATTGGGAATCTTCACAAATTGGAGTTACTTTACTTGCAATTCAATAAATTAAGTGGTTCCTTACCGGAAGAGCTCTTCAATATTTCTACGCTAAGAGGGATGGCACTTTCCTACAATAACTTGTCAGGTAGTCTTCCATCTGCTTTAGGCTACTGGCCAACGACTCTACAGTATTTGCATCTTGGTGAAAACAACATTGGTGGAGTTATACCCAACTCATTGTTCAATTCTTCAAATCTAAAGGAATTAATACTTGATGATAACAGATTCAGCGGTGGAATTCCTAACTCGTTAGGGGATTTGAGACAGCTTGAACGTTTGCGCTTGTTCCGTAATAACTTAACATTTCCACAACTAAGTATCTTTGCTTCCTTGGCAAACTGCAGATCTTTGAGAGAGATAGATTTGTCGGATAATCCTCTTAATGGTGTTCTTTCAGAGTCCATTGGCAATCTCTCCACTTCTCTTGAACTATTTGATTTACGTCATTCTGAAATTAGTGGCCAGTTACCATTAGGAATTGGGAATTTAAGTAACTTAACCGATTTGTACCTATTCGACAATGACTTGACTGGATCAGTGCCAAGCACATTCTGTGATTTACACAATCTTCAAAGGTTATATCTTCACCAGAATAGATTAATTGGACCCTTGCCAGAATGCCTCTGCAATTTGCCGGTGTTGGGCATGGTATCTTTGTCATATAATCAAATTTCGGGTCCGATACCGTATTGCATTGGTAACGTTACCTCTTTGAGAAATATTTATCTAAATTCAAATAGGCTCACTAAGATACCTATGAGTTTATGGAGCCTCAAAGATCTTGTGGAGCTTGACTTGTCGAATAATTCTTTGGTTGGTTCTTTACCTccagatttcggaaatttgaatgCCATAACATTCTTAGATTTGTCAAGGAATCACCTTTCAGGAAGTTTTCCGAGCACAGTGGGGGACTTGCAGAAGCTACTTTATCTTTCTGTGGCTTATAATGAGTTACAAGGATTTATTCCTGAGTCACTTGGAAAAATGTTAAGTTTGGAATCGGTGAATCTATCCAGTAACTATCTTTCAGGTATGATTCCAAAATCATTAGAGGCACTTCAATATCTAAAGCATTTCAATGTATCACTCAATAGATTAGAAGGTGAAATCCCAAGTAAAGGACCATTTGTCAATTTCACCTCTCAATCTTTTATGGGAAATGAAAAGTTATGTGGTGGTTTCCTTTTCTTACCTTGTAAGGATAGGTCCCTTCATCAATCGCGGAGAAACAAAGTTCTTCTGATTGTACTTATCCCATTGGCAGTTTCGTTGATGGGATTAGGTTCAATTATTCTGTTCATGGTAAAGAGACGTGGGAACAGAAATGTTCCAACTCAAGTCGAATCTTTACCTGCAACAACAACACCAACCAGGATTTCATATATTGAAATTGAAAGGGCAACTCAAGGGTTCGACCAATGCAACTTGCTAGGCCGTGGAGGTTTTGGCTCTGTTTACAAGGGCATGTTTTCAAATGGGATGGTTTTGGCCATCAAAGTGTTTACCTTACAATCTGAAGTTGCATTCAAGAGTTTTGATCTTGAATGTGGAGTTTTGCGCAACCTTCGCCATAGAAATCTTACCAAAGTTATCAGCAGTTGTTCCAACATGGATTTTAGAGCATTACTACTAGAGTACATGCCCAATGGCAGCCTGGGGAAATGGTTACATTCTGATGATTACTTCTTGGACATAATCCAAAGATTAGACATAATGATTGATGTGGCATCTGCTTTGGAATATCTCCACCATGGTTGCCCAACAGTTGTTGTACATTGCGACTTGAAGCCTAGTAATGTCTTGCTAGACAAAAGTTTAGTTGGACATGTGAGTGATTTTGGCCTGGCAAAATTATTAGGTGAAGGGGAATCTACTGTTCATACTGAAACACTTGCTACAATGGGTTACATTGCACCAG AGTATGGATCAGCAGGGTTAGTTTCTACAAGCTGTGATGTGTATAGCTATGGCATTATGCTTATGGAAACTTTCACAAGAAAAAATCCATACGATGAAATGTTTCAAGAAAACTTGAGCATGAGGAGTTGGGTATGTAATTCACTACCTGTAGCGCCAGAGGATATTATTGATGTCAGTTTATTGGAATCTGAAAAGATTGGTTTTAAGAAACAGTTGCATCGTGTTTCTGCTATATTGGAGTTGGCATTGAATTGTACAGCGGAATTACCTAATGAGAGGTTGAACATGAAAGATGTCCTGGCAAATATCAAGAAGATCAAACTTGAACTTCTTCGCGAATGTGATG ATGCTCCAAACATGCCATTCTTGCTCAACCCAAAGCAAAACAGAAGAGGATAA